Genomic window (Lewinellaceae bacterium):
GAAAAAGTGACTCCCGGCATCTTCCCGGGCAGCCCTCCCTCCGACGCGATCATCCTGTTCGACGGCAAGAGCCTCTCCCAATGGCGCAAGCCCCTGGTCGGCTACGGTGGCAGCATGGCTGAAGTGGAGGCGGTTGCCAAAAAACGCGCCGCCCTGACGAAGTATGAAGAGCAGGACGCCGATTGGGAAATAAAAGACGGCGCGCTGATCGTCGTACCCGGCAAGGGGCATATCGAGACCAGGAAAGCCTTTGGCGACATACAGTTGCACATCGAATGGCTGACTCCGGAACAAACCGGCAAAACCGGCCAGGATTACAGCAATAGCGGCATTTTCCTGATGGGGCAGTACGAGATTCAGGTACTGAACTCCTACGAAAACCCCACCTACTCCAACGGCCAGGCAGGCGCCATGTACAAACAGGCCATACCTCTGGCCAATGCCTGCCGCCCTCCCGGAGAATGGCAGTACTACGACATCGTTTTCATGGCTCCAAAATTCGGGAAAGACGGTTCCCTCATCAAGCCGGCGACGATCACTGCCTTTCAAAACGGCATTCTGGTTCAAAACCACTTTGAACTGAAAGGGCCGTGCATTTACAGAGGGGAGCCTCATTACCTGCCCCACCCCGAAAAATTGCCTATTATCCTGCAGGACCACGATAACAGAGTCCGTTTTCGGAACATTTGGGTTCGGGAGCTTTAACTGATAAACAATGAGGCTATATATACCACAAAAGCTGCAAAAGTCCCTACAATGGCTGCACCTACCGTATATAACCGGTAGCCCGTTTTAATGTCCATGCCGGTCAGTTGAGTAACTACCCAAAAACCGCTGTCATTGGCATGGGGCACTACCGCCGCCCCGGCGCCAATGGCTACCACCAGCAGGGCTTTTTGCATCTCGGAATCAAACCCGAGAGAAGCGGCCATTGGAGCCAGGATCGAAGCAGTAGTGATCAGAGCCACCGTCGATGAGCCCTGAGCCGTTTTGATGGCAGCAGTCAAAATGAAGGGCAGCCAGATGCCGAGGCTCACCCCCGACAGCAGGCCGGTCATAACTTCTGCAATTCCCGAATTCTGCAGTATGGCGCCAAAGATGCCGCCGGCGCCTGTTACCAGAATGATGATAGCGGCGTCAACCAGGGCCTTGCCCACCCATCCCGAGGTGGAAAGAATGTTCCTGTCGAATTTTTTCGGCAGCGTAAAGGCCAACAGCATGCCAATGGTAAGCGCTATGACGGGGCTTCCAATAAAAGACAACAGCTGTACCAGCCAGGTGCCCGTTTCGCCATCCTTCAGGTTGAATTCAACTATTGATTTTCCGACAATCAGCAAAATGGGGATGATGATGGGCAAAAAAGACTTCGCAGCGCTGGGCGCCTGCCGGATTTTTTCCTCCACCTCCGCTTCCGTCAGGTCGGGGTTGGGGTCGATGTAGGTTTTGGCTGCCACTCGTTTGGAATAAATAATGGCAACCACCAATGATATGGCGCTCACGATCAGCCCCAGCAACATGACCAGGCCGACATCGGCGCCAATGATGCCCGCCGCCGCTATCGGGCCTGGGGTCGGAGGAACCATTACATGGGTAAGCATCAGGCCCAGGATCAATGAAACGCTGGTGCCGGCAATCGACAATTTGGCTTTTTTGCTGAGGCTCTTATTTAAGGGATTGAGAATGATGAAGCCGCTATCGGCAAATACCGGAATAGAAACGATGAAGCCAATGATGCCCATAGCCTCGTGAACACGGTTGCGCCCTATGATCCTCAGCACGACTTCAGCCAGCTTGAAGGCGCCGCCCGAGTGCTCCAGAAAGGCGCCGATGATCACCCCCAGGACGATCACCATGCCGATCTTGCCCAACGTTCCTCCAAAACCGTCATTGATCGATTGTACTATGAGCGGAAGCTCCATGCCCGATAACAGGCCATAACCGAGGGCGGCAAATAACAGCGCTAAAAAAGGGTGCACATTATAACGGGCCGTCAGCACTACGATCAGGACGACACTGAGCAGCAATAGCAGGATGATCATAGGGGTAAGTTTATTAAAGTTGGTTTATCGTCAATGGACATCGCGCTTCACTTCCGATCCGGATCTGCCCACCAGAAAATCCAGGTCGGCGCCCAGATGAGCTTGCTGCACGCTGTTGATGTACAATTGAACATAGCCCCGGGTGGCATGTGGTTCGGGAGGCGACCAGTTGGCTCTACGGGCTTGTAGTTCCTCGTCAGCAACATCGAGGTGCAGGCGCCGGTTGGGCACATCCAGCTCAATCGTATCGCCGGTTCGCACCAGGGCCAGCGCGCCTCCGATGGCCGACTCGGGAGAAACGTGCAGGACTACTGTTCCGAAAGCTGTCCCGCTCATCCTTCCGTCAGAAATGCGCACCATATCCTTTACGCCTTTTTTCAGCAGTTTGACTGGCAGGTCGACATTGCCGACTTCCGCCATTCCCGGATAACCCACCGGCCCAACGCCCTGAAGCACCATAATGCTTGTTTCATCGATCTCCAGGTTGGGGTCGTCGACCCGTTCGTGATAGTCCTCAATACTTTCAAATACGACTGCTTTTCCCCGGTGTGCCATCAATTCCGGGCTGGCTGCCGAAGGTTTGATCACAGCGCCGTCTTCACAAAGGTTGCCATACAGGACGGCAATCCCTGCTTCTTCCTGAAAGGGTTTGCCGATGGCGGCAATTACTTCCCGGTTGTAGCAAGGCGCGCTTTGGTTGTTTTCTCCGATCGTGGCGCCGTTCACGGTCAGGGCGTTGGCGTGAAGATGGCCTTCGAGTTCGCGCAGCACGGCAGGCAGCCCGCCGGCGTAATAAAAATCTTCCATAAGGAATTGCCCGGACGGCATGAGGTTAACCAGCAAGGGGATACGGCTGCCAATGTCGTCAAAATCTTTCAGGCTGATTTCTACTCCGATCCGATGGGCAATGGCCGTCAGGTGGATGACGAAATTAGTAGATCCTCCAACGGCTGCGTTGGCGACAATGGCGTTTTCGAAGGCCTCCCGGGCAAGAATCCTGGAAATTGTCAAATCCTCCCGAACCATCTCCACGATGCGGCGCCCGGAAAGCTGGGCCATCACTTTTTTTCGGGCGTCGACAG
Coding sequences:
- a CDS encoding GntP family permease — its product is MIILLLLLSVVLIVVLTARYNVHPFLALLFAALGYGLLSGMELPLIVQSINDGFGGTLGKIGMVIVLGVIIGAFLEHSGGAFKLAEVVLRIIGRNRVHEAMGIIGFIVSIPVFADSGFIILNPLNKSLSKKAKLSIAGTSVSLILGLMLTHVMVPPTPGPIAAAGIIGADVGLVMLLGLIVSAISLVVAIIYSKRVAAKTYIDPNPDLTEAEVEEKIRQAPSAAKSFLPIIIPILLIVGKSIVEFNLKDGETGTWLVQLLSFIGSPVIALTIGMLLAFTLPKKFDRNILSTSGWVGKALVDAAIIILVTGAGGIFGAILQNSGIAEVMTGLLSGVSLGIWLPFILTAAIKTAQGSSTVALITTASILAPMAASLGFDSEMQKALLVVAIGAGAAVVPHANDSGFWVVTQLTGMDIKTGYRLYTVGAAIVGTFAAFVVYIASLFIS
- a CDS encoding dihydroxy-acid dehydratase, translated to MKKKSSQKLRSQDWFGPEDEKTGFVHRSWLRNQGYPDDHFRGRPVIGICNTWSELTPCNGHLRDFAEFVKRGVLEAGGFPLEFPVTSLGETLMRPTTMLFRNLASMDTEESIRANPLDGVVLLTGCDKTTPSTVMGACSVGLPTIVVPGGPMLNGWYRGERIGSGTFTWKLKDKLKNEGFSQADLTEAEVCSARSAGHCMTMGTASTMACMVEALGLTLPGAAAIPAVDARKKVMAQLSGRRIVEMVREDLTISRILAREAFENAIVANAAVGGSTNFVIHLTAIAHRIGVEISLKDFDDIGSRIPLLVNLMPSGQFLMEDFYYAGGLPAVLRELEGHLHANALTVNGATIGENNQSAPCYNREVIAAIGKPFQEEAGIAVLYGNLCEDGAVIKPSAASPELMAHRGKAVVFESIEDYHERVDDPNLEIDETSIMVLQGVGPVGYPGMAEVGNVDLPVKLLKKGVKDMVRISDGRMSGTAFGTVVLHVSPESAIGGALALVRTGDTIELDVPNRRLHLDVADEELQARRANWSPPEPHATRGYVQLYINSVQQAHLGADLDFLVGRSGSEVKRDVH
- a CDS encoding DUF1080 domain-containing protein, with protein sequence MKQATLIFATFLFSTALFGQEIDPKLTETWEPVPEKVTPGIFPGSPPSDAIILFDGKSLSQWRKPLVGYGGSMAEVEAVAKKRAALTKYEEQDADWEIKDGALIVVPGKGHIETRKAFGDIQLHIEWLTPEQTGKTGQDYSNSGIFLMGQYEIQVLNSYENPTYSNGQAGAMYKQAIPLANACRPPGEWQYYDIVFMAPKFGKDGSLIKPATITAFQNGILVQNHFELKGPCIYRGEPHYLPHPEKLPIILQDHDNRVRFRNIWVREL